A part of Deinococcus sp. KNUC1210 genomic DNA contains:
- a CDS encoding carbohydrate ABC transporter permease, whose amino-acid sequence MTRIVAAAPRAAATPRTARRPLRRTLNTVLIYAVLIGIFIFAAFPLIWTFIISITDSNSVTTGHTVYDFPASLFPARITVANFFNVVRTYPAIERAFFNSVIISGLSIVLTVIISALAAYPLARNEFWGKAVIFGVIVATMVLPTETSFLVNMLSLAHLRQIPVIGPLLGIGSYLGVVLPTVSTAFGIFLMRQAFLSIPQSLLEAARIDGAREGQIFARIMLPLSMPSMAALSIFTLVNTWNSYFWPSIALTGSQDKFPLAVEMLKLKGAFNDNIFNTAAGAMIMMIPILLLFLFAQRFFMRGLEGATK is encoded by the coding sequence ATGACCCGCATCGTTGCCGCCGCTCCACGTGCCGCTGCCACGCCGCGCACCGCCCGCCGCCCCCTGCGCCGCACCCTCAATACTGTTCTGATCTACGCCGTCCTGATCGGCATTTTCATCTTCGCGGCCTTTCCGCTGATCTGGACCTTCATCATCAGCATCACCGACAGCAACAGCGTCACCACCGGGCATACCGTCTACGACTTTCCCGCCAGCCTGTTTCCCGCCCGCATCACGGTCGCCAACTTCTTCAACGTGGTCCGGACGTATCCAGCCATCGAACGCGCCTTCTTCAACTCGGTCATCATCAGCGGCCTGAGCATCGTGCTGACGGTGATCATCTCGGCACTGGCGGCCTACCCGCTGGCCCGCAACGAGTTCTGGGGCAAGGCCGTGATCTTCGGCGTGATCGTGGCGACGATGGTGCTGCCCACCGAAACCAGCTTTCTGGTGAATATGCTGAGCCTCGCGCACCTGCGCCAGATTCCTGTGATCGGCCCGCTGCTGGGCATCGGCTCGTATCTGGGCGTGGTTCTGCCGACGGTCAGCACGGCATTCGGCATCTTCCTGATGCGGCAGGCGTTTCTGAGTATTCCGCAGAGCCTGCTCGAAGCGGCCCGCATCGACGGAGCCAGGGAAGGGCAGATCTTCGCACGGATCATGCTGCCGCTGTCGATGCCGAGCATGGCGGCGCTGTCGATCTTCACGCTCGTCAATACCTGGAACAGCTATTTCTGGCCGTCCATCGCCCTGACCGGCTCTCAGGACAAGTTCCCGCTGGCCGTCGAGATGCTCAAGCTCAAAGGGGCCTTCAACGACAACATCTTCAATACGGCGGCAGGAGCCATGATCATGATGATTCCGATTCTGCTGCTGTTCCTGTTCGCTCAGCGCTTTTTTATGCGGGGACTGGAAGGTGCGACGAAATAA
- a CDS encoding glutamate synthase-related protein has protein sequence MLSSRNKPLYNYFRQLFAQVTNPPIDPIREAVVMSLRSFIGPKPNLLDINAANPTMRLEVSQPILDFNDMARLREIASHTRGKFKPFELDITYPASWGREGVEAKVASLRAQAADAIRGGASILIISDRKLDRERVAVPALLALSAIHGYLVKEGLRTSAGLVVETGDAREVHHFAVLAGYGAEAIHPYLALETLTFLHADPNGQGDSSGAIYNYIKAIGKGLSKIMSKMGISTYMSYCGAQIFEAVGLSRDLVDKYFSGTSTQVGGIGVFEVAEEAIRNHTAAFGEDPLLKNMLDVGGEYAWRARGEEHMWTPDAVAKLQHAVRANQAKTFSEYSSIINDQSRRHMTLRGLFEFKLDPAAAIPLEEVESAASIVKRFATGAMSLGSISTEAHTTLAVAMNRIGGKSNTGEGGEDPARYRQGKSIEAGMKVGDIIGEERSLSSYDLQDGDSLRSKIKQVASGRFGVTTEYLVSADQIQIKMAQGAKPGEGGQLPGGKVSEYIGMLRHSVPGVGLISPPPHHDIYSIEDLAQLIHDLKNVNPSADISVKLVSEVGVGTIAAGVAKTKADHIVIAGHDGGTGASPWSSIKHAGTPWELGLAETQQTLVINGLRDRVRVQADGQMKTGRDVVVGALLGADEFGFATAPLVAQGCIMMRKCHLNTCPVGVATQDPELRKRFTGTPEHVINFFFFIAEEVRGIMAQLGIRNFEDLVGRSDLLDTRSGIEHWKARGLDFSRVFYRPEGEYVRRHETGQDHGLERALDHVLIAKVREAIEKGDAIQILHPARNVNRSVGAMLSGELIRTRPDGLPDHTIFIQMEGTGGQSFGAFLAKGITLYLIGDANDYTGKGLSGGRVAIRPSIDFRGDATKNIIIGNTALYGATSGEAFFRGVAGERFAVRLSGASTVVEGTGDHGCEYMTGGTVVVLGRTGRNFAAGMSGGVAYVYDDDGSFRSRCNTSMVDVEPLQSAAQQLEQLRSGQGHGHLHRGMTDEEQLRKLIEDHHTWTGSIRASDLLDNWEEAISRFVKVYPHEYRRALSEMDSEQLSPDVGTIPGEVAAGIATRTK, from the coding sequence GTGCTGAGCAGCCGCAACAAGCCGCTGTACAACTACTTCCGCCAGCTGTTCGCGCAGGTCACCAATCCGCCCATCGACCCGATCCGGGAAGCCGTGGTGATGTCGCTGCGGAGCTTCATCGGCCCCAAGCCGAACCTGCTCGACATCAATGCCGCCAACCCGACCATGCGCCTGGAAGTCTCGCAGCCGATTCTGGACTTCAACGACATGGCCCGCCTCCGGGAGATCGCCAGCCACACACGCGGCAAATTCAAGCCGTTTGAACTCGACATCACGTATCCGGCGAGCTGGGGCCGCGAGGGTGTGGAAGCCAAGGTCGCCTCACTGCGGGCGCAGGCCGCCGACGCCATCCGGGGCGGGGCCAGCATCCTGATCATCAGCGACCGCAAACTCGACCGCGAACGCGTGGCGGTGCCTGCACTGCTGGCGCTGTCGGCCATTCACGGGTATCTGGTCAAGGAAGGGCTGCGGACCTCGGCGGGTCTGGTGGTCGAAACCGGCGACGCCCGCGAGGTGCACCACTTCGCCGTGCTGGCGGGCTACGGCGCAGAGGCGATCCATCCGTATCTGGCGCTGGAAACCCTGACCTTCCTGCACGCCGACCCCAATGGGCAGGGCGACAGCAGCGGAGCGATCTACAACTACATCAAGGCCATCGGCAAGGGCCTGTCGAAGATCATGTCCAAGATGGGCATCAGCACCTATATGAGCTACTGCGGGGCGCAGATCTTCGAAGCGGTGGGCCTGAGCCGCGACCTCGTGGACAAGTATTTCAGCGGCACGAGTACCCAGGTCGGCGGGATCGGTGTGTTCGAGGTGGCCGAAGAAGCCATCCGTAACCACACCGCCGCTTTTGGCGAGGACCCGCTGCTGAAGAACATGCTGGACGTGGGCGGCGAATACGCTTGGCGGGCACGCGGCGAAGAGCATATGTGGACCCCCGACGCGGTGGCGAAGCTTCAGCACGCGGTCCGGGCCAATCAGGCCAAGACGTTCAGCGAGTATTCCAGCATCATCAACGACCAGTCGAGGCGGCACATGACGCTGCGCGGCCTGTTCGAATTCAAACTCGATCCGGCGGCGGCCATTCCGCTGGAGGAAGTCGAGAGTGCGGCTTCCATCGTGAAGCGTTTTGCCACCGGGGCCATGAGCCTGGGCAGCATCAGCACCGAGGCGCATACCACGCTGGCGGTCGCCATGAACCGGATCGGCGGGAAGAGCAACACCGGGGAAGGCGGCGAGGACCCGGCGCGTTATCGCCAGGGCAAGAGCATCGAAGCGGGCATGAAGGTCGGCGACATCATCGGGGAAGAGCGCTCGCTGAGCAGCTACGATCTTCAGGACGGCGACAGCCTGAGGAGCAAGATCAAGCAGGTGGCCTCCGGGCGTTTCGGCGTCACCACCGAGTATCTGGTGAGTGCCGACCAGATTCAGATCAAGATGGCGCAGGGTGCCAAACCCGGTGAGGGCGGCCAGTTGCCCGGCGGCAAGGTCAGCGAGTACATCGGCATGCTGCGCCACAGCGTGCCGGGCGTGGGCCTGATTTCGCCGCCGCCGCACCACGACATCTACAGCATCGAGGATCTGGCGCAGCTCATCCACGATCTGAAGAACGTGAATCCGTCAGCCGACATCTCGGTGAAACTGGTTTCGGAAGTGGGTGTGGGCACCATCGCGGCGGGCGTCGCCAAGACCAAGGCCGACCATATCGTGATCGCCGGGCACGACGGCGGCACGGGCGCGAGTCCGTGGAGCAGCATCAAGCACGCCGGGACCCCCTGGGAACTGGGGCTGGCCGAAACGCAGCAGACCCTGGTGATCAACGGGCTGCGCGACCGCGTGCGCGTACAGGCCGACGGCCAGATGAAGACCGGACGCGACGTGGTGGTGGGCGCCCTGCTGGGAGCCGACGAATTCGGCTTCGCGACCGCGCCTCTGGTGGCCCAGGGCTGCATCATGATGCGGAAATGCCACCTGAACACCTGTCCGGTGGGTGTGGCGACGCAGGACCCGGAACTTCGCAAGCGCTTTACCGGAACGCCGGAACACGTCATCAATTTCTTCTTCTTTATCGCGGAAGAGGTGCGCGGCATCATGGCGCAGCTCGGCATCCGGAACTTCGAAGATCTGGTGGGCCGCAGCGATCTGCTCGACACCCGCAGCGGCATCGAGCACTGGAAGGCGCGTGGCCTGGACTTCAGCCGGGTGTTCTACCGGCCCGAGGGCGAGTACGTGCGCCGTCACGAGACCGGGCAGGATCACGGGCTGGAACGGGCGCTCGACCATGTGCTGATCGCAAAGGTGCGCGAGGCCATCGAGAAGGGCGACGCCATCCAGATTCTCCATCCGGCCCGCAATGTGAACCGCTCGGTCGGCGCGATGCTGTCGGGCGAACTGATCCGCACCCGCCCCGACGGACTCCCCGACCACACCATCTTCATTCAGATGGAAGGCACCGGCGGACAGAGCTTCGGCGCGTTCCTGGCAAAGGGCATCACGCTGTATCTGATCGGTGACGCCAACGACTACACCGGCAAGGGCCTGTCGGGTGGGCGGGTCGCCATCCGTCCCAGCATCGATTTCCGGGGCGACGCGACCAAGAACATCATCATCGGCAATACCGCGCTGTACGGCGCGACCAGCGGCGAAGCCTTCTTCCGGGGCGTGGCAGGCGAGCGGTTCGCGGTGCGCCTGAGCGGTGCGAGCACGGTGGTGGAAGGAACCGGCGACCACGGCTGCGAATACATGACCGGCGGCACGGTGGTAGTGCTGGGCCGGACCGGACGCAACTTCGCGGCGGGGATGTCGGGCGGCGTGGCCTATGTCTATGACGACGACGGCAGCTTCAGAAGCCGCTGCAACACCAGCATGGTGGACGTGGAACCGTTGCAGAGTGCGGCCCAGCAGCTCGAACAGCTTCGCAGCGGGCAGGG
- a CDS encoding YdcF family protein, with translation MQLWSLLSALALAYSSSAVLYTAFLGIWPQFLLMWLALPPAAVLLLVPTLRRLLLGSVISVIALAIAALYTPCFYFILPLLVVRATPQPADAIVVLAGGINCKLGILPPASLERLEQGVRLWRAGYADTLVFSQQSDALTGPNCPKISELSQQFVYRTYPYGSVHFETLRNVMNTYDESREAARVVHEHHWHNVLLVTSALHSRRASLLFARQGIPFTSVPVSLLSSGGWQIPSNLERITLMRELEALFKGLILRQL, from the coding sequence GTGCAGCTCTGGTCTCTGCTGAGCGCTCTCGCCCTTGCCTACTCTTCCAGCGCGGTCCTCTACACCGCGTTTCTGGGAATCTGGCCTCAGTTCCTGCTGATGTGGCTGGCCCTGCCGCCCGCCGCTGTGCTGCTGCTGGTGCCCACGCTGCGGCGGCTCCTGCTGGGCAGCGTGATTTCGGTGATAGCCCTTGCGATCGCCGCGCTCTATACGCCCTGCTTTTACTTCATTCTGCCGCTGCTGGTGGTCCGGGCGACACCCCAGCCAGCAGACGCCATCGTGGTTCTGGCAGGCGGCATCAACTGCAAGCTGGGAATCCTTCCGCCCGCCTCGCTGGAACGGCTGGAGCAGGGAGTGCGTTTGTGGCGGGCAGGTTACGCGGACACACTGGTCTTCAGTCAACAGTCGGACGCCCTCACCGGGCCGAACTGCCCCAAGATTTCAGAGCTGTCGCAGCAATTCGTCTACCGAACCTATCCGTATGGCTCTGTCCACTTCGAGACGCTCCGGAACGTGATGAATACCTACGACGAATCGCGGGAAGCGGCCAGAGTAGTCCACGAACACCACTGGCACAACGTGCTGCTGGTCACGTCGGCCCTGCACTCCAGACGCGCATCCCTGTTATTTGCCCGGCAGGGCATTCCGTTTACTTCTGTGCCGGTCTCTTTACTGTCTTCCGGGGGCTGGCAGATTCCGAGCAATCTGGAGCGGATCACCCTGATGCGCGAACTTGAAGCTCTCTTCAAAGGGTTGATTCTCCGCCAGCTTTAA
- a CDS encoding MurR/RpiR family transcriptional regulator — translation MTRSPPVPGTKPLLPAGALSRLQSEMNFLSPSLKKVATHVLVQPEQVIYQTISELADAAQVAESTITRLSHRLDFAGFHAFKLALTGDLSGHNAAQDIGNTGSTSEIIAGAAQQATQALDNTRSVVDPAAVDRVVEALRTARRIDVVGQGNSGLAAQFLAHKLQRLGRVCLAHTDPHLAAVAASSLEPGCVLIGITRSGSTLDTIQTLRLAEKTGAFTVAVTNRARSPVTAHAQEVLHTSSPESPLAGGAISSLASQILIVEVLYLSLTRQLERAQDVLRTTAASVVEKKI, via the coding sequence ATGACCCGAAGCCCGCCCGTTCCCGGAACCAAGCCGCTGCTTCCTGCCGGGGCGCTGAGCCGCCTGCAATCCGAGATGAACTTTCTGTCACCCAGCCTGAAAAAGGTCGCTACACACGTGCTTGTGCAGCCGGAACAGGTGATCTATCAGACCATCAGTGAACTGGCCGACGCCGCGCAGGTGGCCGAATCGACCATCACCCGCCTGAGCCACCGCCTCGATTTTGCCGGATTCCACGCCTTCAAACTGGCCCTGACCGGCGACCTGTCGGGCCACAATGCCGCCCAGGACATCGGGAATACCGGCAGCACCTCCGAGATTATTGCCGGTGCCGCGCAACAGGCGACCCAGGCACTCGACAACACCCGCAGCGTGGTCGATCCGGCGGCGGTCGACAGAGTGGTCGAAGCGCTGAGAACCGCCCGCCGCATCGATGTGGTCGGACAGGGAAACAGCGGGCTGGCAGCACAGTTTCTGGCCCACAAGCTTCAGCGGCTGGGACGCGTGTGCTTGGCGCACACCGATCCGCATCTGGCCGCAGTGGCCGCCAGTTCGCTGGAACCGGGCTGCGTCCTGATCGGAATTACCCGCAGCGGCTCGACGCTCGACACCATCCAGACGCTGCGACTGGCCGAGAAGACCGGTGCGTTCACCGTCGCTGTCACCAACCGCGCCCGCAGCCCTGTGACGGCCCACGCGCAGGAAGTGCTGCACACCAGCAGCCCCGAAAGCCCCCTGGCCGGAGGCGCGATCTCCAGCCTCGCCAGCCAGATTCTGATCGTGGAAGTGCTGTACCTGAGCCTGACCCGTCAGTTGGAACGCGCCCAGGACGTGCTGCGAACGACAGCGGCGTCGGTGGTCGAGAAGAAGATCTAG
- a CDS encoding carbohydrate ABC transporter permease, producing MNVKSLRSALSSYVFLLPALVLLVVFTLYPVLYGSYLGFTEYTATNFATNQPPKWVGLDNFRTLANDDLFKTGVLNSLKYLLVVPALQLASLAVAVLVNRQLPFIAFFRAAYYVPVITSISLAAVMWDWIYNKDGTLNWLLKGLHLMNPNSNESWLLDPNTAFWAIMFVTFWKGFGYYMVLYMAGLQTIPEELEEAARLDGATPWHVFWRITVPLMQPTILLCSLLSTLSAIRVLEEVLVFTNGTGGPLNSTYTALLYVYKKSFGGLDFNYGLASAAGLVVAAIALILSVLNFRYFREGSARA from the coding sequence ATGAACGTCAAGTCGCTCCGCAGCGCACTCAGCTCGTATGTCTTTCTGCTGCCTGCCCTGGTGCTGCTGGTGGTCTTTACGCTGTACCCGGTGCTGTACGGCTCGTATCTGGGCTTTACCGAGTACACCGCCACCAACTTCGCGACCAATCAGCCACCGAAATGGGTCGGCCTCGACAACTTCCGCACGCTCGCAAACGACGACCTGTTCAAAACGGGCGTGCTGAACAGCCTGAAGTATCTGCTGGTGGTGCCCGCGCTGCAACTGGCGTCGCTGGCAGTGGCGGTGCTGGTCAACCGGCAGCTTCCGTTCATCGCCTTCTTCCGGGCAGCGTATTACGTGCCGGTGATTACCAGTATCTCGCTGGCCGCCGTCATGTGGGACTGGATCTACAACAAAGACGGCACCCTCAACTGGCTGCTCAAGGGCCTTCATCTGATGAACCCGAACAGCAACGAGAGCTGGCTGCTCGACCCCAATACCGCGTTCTGGGCCATCATGTTCGTGACCTTCTGGAAGGGCTTCGGCTATTACATGGTGCTGTACATGGCGGGCCTGCAGACCATTCCGGAAGAACTGGAAGAGGCGGCCCGGCTCGACGGCGCAACGCCCTGGCACGTGTTCTGGCGCATCACGGTGCCGCTGATGCAGCCCACCATCCTGCTGTGCAGCCTGCTGAGTACGCTGTCTGCCATCCGGGTGCTCGAAGAGGTGCTGGTCTTTACCAACGGCACGGGCGGCCCGCTGAACAGCACCTATACCGCCCTGCTGTACGTGTACAAGAAGAGCTTCGGCGGACTGGACTTCAACTACGGACTGGCGAGCGCTGCCGGACTGGTGGTGGCGGCCATCGCCCTGATTCTGTCGGTGCTGAATTTCCGGTACTTCCGGGAAGGGAGCGCCCGCGCATGA
- a CDS encoding AI-2E family transporter, whose amino-acid sequence MHILATFSGLPLQAAAPQRAGLMAGRSVADLLRAIWNQPWVRLLFYVVLALVAFRLSRQLAGVIMTGLVAYALAFLVNPLLVWLEKRRIKRAFGVLLLIVVALAITVLLVWTLTAQVISLINDLPKLIEQLSSTLGTLLDRLSGIPGLENGRARLTDYLNAQATGLNKNLQPLLTRLVSSGGSLLGGALNALGWIGNATFALTLALYFMFDYERVGPSVLRLLPVSWQPLTARLSSDVGESFGGYIRGTLLVGLGAGVLVAAGLLALNVPNALALGLLVAVLNLVPYIGLLVAAVPAVLLALPNGWLNVVLVIAVYFITNQVAGNLLSPYILGRSSNLSPAAVLLALLVGLTLGGLLGGLLAVPVATLLKHWVETYWIPSRAHNHSGGG is encoded by the coding sequence GTGCACATCCTTGCCACCTTTTCGGGGTTACCTTTGCAGGCCGCCGCGCCCCAGCGAGCCGGCCTGATGGCAGGCCGCAGCGTTGCCGATCTGTTGCGGGCCATCTGGAATCAGCCCTGGGTACGGCTCCTGTTTTATGTCGTGCTGGCGCTGGTGGCCTTCCGTCTGTCGCGCCAACTCGCTGGCGTCATCATGACCGGACTGGTGGCCTATGCGCTGGCGTTTCTGGTCAATCCGCTGCTGGTGTGGCTGGAAAAGCGGCGCATCAAGCGGGCGTTCGGCGTCCTGCTGTTGATCGTGGTGGCCCTGGCGATCACGGTGCTGCTGGTCTGGACGCTGACCGCGCAGGTTATCAGTCTGATCAACGATCTGCCCAAGCTGATCGAGCAGCTCAGCAGCACGCTGGGTACCCTGCTCGACCGGCTCAGCGGGATTCCGGGACTGGAAAACGGGCGGGCACGCCTGACGGATTATCTGAATGCCCAGGCCACCGGCCTCAACAAGAATCTTCAGCCTCTGCTGACGCGGCTGGTGTCGTCGGGCGGGTCATTGCTGGGCGGCGCACTCAACGCGCTCGGCTGGATCGGAAACGCCACCTTCGCGCTCACGCTGGCGCTGTATTTCATGTTCGATTACGAGCGTGTCGGGCCGAGCGTCCTGCGGCTGCTTCCCGTGAGCTGGCAACCCCTGACAGCACGTCTGAGCAGCGATGTGGGCGAGTCGTTCGGCGGATACATCCGGGGCACGCTGCTGGTGGGTCTGGGAGCGGGCGTGCTGGTGGCTGCCGGACTGCTGGCGCTGAACGTCCCCAACGCGCTGGCCCTGGGTCTGCTGGTGGCGGTGCTCAATCTGGTGCCGTATATCGGTCTGCTGGTGGCTGCGGTTCCTGCCGTGCTGCTGGCCCTGCCAAACGGCTGGCTCAATGTGGTGCTGGTCATCGCGGTGTATTTCATCACGAATCAGGTGGCCGGAAACCTGCTTTCGCCGTACATTCTGGGCCGCAGCAGCAATCTCAGCCCCGCCGCCGTGCTGCTGGCGCTGCTGGTAGGCCTGACGCTGGGCGGTCTGCTGGGTGGCCTGCTGGCCGTGCCGGTCGCCACGCTGCTGAAGCACTGGGTCGAAACCTACTGGATTCCCAGCCGCGCCCACAATCACAGCGGCGGCGGATAA
- the sugE gene encoding quaternary ammonium compound efflux SMR transporter SugE, with amino-acid sequence MAWILLVVAGLLEVGWAVGLKYTEGFTRLLPSILTVLCMLLSVALLGAAARTLPIGTAYGVWVGIGAVGAALLGIVLFKEAVTPARLMFLGLMVVAIIGLKVTGGHH; translated from the coding sequence ATGGCATGGATTCTGCTGGTTGTCGCTGGACTGCTGGAAGTCGGATGGGCTGTCGGACTGAAGTACACCGAGGGATTCACCCGCCTCCTGCCCAGCATCCTGACGGTGTTGTGCATGCTGCTGAGCGTGGCCCTGCTGGGCGCAGCGGCCCGAACCCTGCCGATAGGTACGGCCTACGGCGTATGGGTGGGCATCGGGGCAGTGGGAGCGGCCCTGCTGGGAATCGTGCTGTTCAAGGAAGCCGTGACGCCCGCTCGATTGATGTTTCTGGGCCTGATGGTCGTTGCCATCATCGGTCTGAAAGTGACGGGAGGACACCACTGA
- a CDS encoding sugar ABC transporter substrate-binding protein has protein sequence MKKAVLALSLALAGSSLLGGASASTTSVAQTPVSIDFWTFYLAPKFDGYINGVIADFQKAHPDIKVNYIDKQGTLEQELITNISLGTSPDVVNLWVESTQKAADSGLLTDMGALVPYAKTLYYPNSLSNFMVGGKLYGLPWYASFNAGVMAYNNDLIKKAGLKTLPKTTAQMVAFAKTIKDKTGAYGWAPAIKDPQGGSFLGVFAGEGLPLLNGNTAAFNSPAHAKLLQTYIDLYKADYIPQDLLRKEAFQLSQELYTQGKLATIIGGPQALNRVRDNNKAIYAASMITDAPVGAGRTQAGGGMDLVIPKAAKHPKEALMFAQFMTNRLNQVAFAKIVPIVPTAAGSNLDPAFAKLKASKDPIEKATGMIAANGPSLKTAIPPLKNATDLFKAFDDNIEAAFLGRKTAQAALNDAADAWNKLLK, from the coding sequence ATGAAAAAAGCCGTCCTTGCCCTGTCTCTGGCCCTCGCTGGCAGCAGTCTTCTCGGTGGCGCTTCGGCTTCGACCACCTCGGTCGCGCAGACGCCCGTTTCTATCGACTTCTGGACGTTTTATCTGGCTCCCAAGTTCGACGGATACATCAACGGCGTGATTGCCGATTTCCAGAAGGCTCACCCCGATATCAAGGTGAACTACATCGACAAACAGGGCACGCTGGAACAGGAACTCATCACCAACATCTCGCTGGGCACCTCGCCCGATGTGGTGAACCTGTGGGTCGAGAGCACCCAGAAAGCCGCCGACAGCGGTCTGCTGACCGATATGGGCGCACTGGTGCCCTATGCCAAGACCCTGTATTACCCGAACTCGCTGAGCAACTTCATGGTGGGCGGCAAGCTGTACGGTCTGCCCTGGTATGCCAGCTTCAATGCGGGCGTGATGGCCTACAACAACGACCTGATCAAGAAGGCAGGCCTGAAGACGCTGCCCAAGACCACCGCGCAGATGGTGGCGTTCGCCAAGACAATCAAGGACAAAACCGGTGCCTATGGCTGGGCACCCGCCATCAAGGACCCTCAGGGCGGCAGCTTCCTGGGCGTGTTTGCCGGAGAGGGCCTGCCACTGCTGAACGGCAACACCGCCGCCTTCAACTCGCCCGCACACGCCAAACTGCTCCAGACGTACATCGATCTGTACAAGGCCGACTACATTCCCCAGGACCTGCTGCGCAAAGAGGCGTTCCAGCTCAGCCAGGAACTGTACACCCAGGGCAAACTGGCGACCATCATCGGTGGGCCGCAGGCACTCAACCGCGTGCGTGACAACAACAAGGCCATCTACGCGGCCTCGATGATCACCGATGCCCCGGTGGGCGCGGGCCGCACACAGGCAGGCGGCGGCATGGACCTGGTCATTCCCAAAGCAGCCAAGCACCCGAAAGAGGCGCTGATGTTCGCCCAGTTCATGACGAACAGGCTCAATCAGGTGGCCTTTGCCAAGATCGTGCCAATCGTGCCGACCGCCGCTGGCAGCAATCTCGATCCGGCGTTTGCCAAACTGAAGGCCAGCAAAGACCCCATCGAGAAGGCCACCGGCATGATCGCCGCAAACGGCCCCAGCCTGAAAACCGCCATTCCGCCTCTGAAGAACGCGACAGACCTGTTCAAAGCCTTCGACGACAACATCGAAGCCGCGTTCCTGGGCAGAAAGACCGCGCAGGCCGCTCTGAACGACGCTGCCGACGCCTGGAACAAGCTGCTGAAGTGA